GCCGCCGGCTTCGGCGTCCTCGTCGTCCTCCTGGTGCCCGGCGCCGACACCTCCGCCCCCGCGACCGGGCCCGGCGCCGCGGGCTGGAGCCTCGCCCTCGTGGTGATGCTCGCCGGCCCGTTCTCGTACCTCCCGATGCCCGCCGACTACACCCGCTACCTGCCCCGCGCCACCAGCCTGCGCGCGGTCACCGTCAGCGGCGCCCTCGGCGGGTTCCTCTCCTCGGTCGCCCTCGGCGTCGCCGGCGTCGCCGCCGCCACCCGGACCGACATGACCGACGCGGTCGCCGGTGCCGAGAGCCTGCTGCCCGGCTGGTTCCGGCCGGTCTTCCTCGCCCTCGTCCTCGGCGGCTCCGTCACCAACTCGGTCATCACGCTCTACTCCTCCGGCCTCAACCTCCAGGTCCTCGGCGTCCCCTGGAGTCGCGCCCGCGCCCTCGCCGTCAGCGCCGCCGTCACCGCCGCCGGCTCCCTCGGCGCCCTCTTCCTCACCGACTTCACCACCTCCCTCCTCTCCTTCCTCTCCCTCCTGATCATCGTCTTCGCCCCCTGGGGCGGCGTCTTCCTCGCCGACATGGTGCTGCGCCGCTGCCGGTACGACGCCGGCGCCCTCCACCGCACCGGTCCCGGCGGCGCCTACTGGTACCGCGCCGGCTGGCATCCGGCCGGCCTCGCCGCCCTGCTCGCCGGCGGCCTCTTCGCCGCCCTCACCTGCGACTCCGCGCTCTGGACCGGCCCGCTCGTCGCCCCGCTCGGCGGCGCCGACCTCACGCTGCTCGGCGCGCCCGTCGCCGCGCTCGTGTACGTCCTCCTGGCCCGCCGCACGGCCACCCCGCACCCGGCCGCCTGACCACCGGCACCGCCCCCTCCCCGTACGACAAGGAACGCACCCCGCATGAACGGCACCGCCCCCGCCCCCGCCCCCGCCGACCTGCTCCTCACCGGCGCCCGCATCCACACCGTCGACCCCGCGCTGCCGGAGGCGGAGGCGATGGCCGTACGGGACGGGCGGATCGTCTGGCTCGGCGCCGACGCCGACGCGGCCGCCTGGGCCGGCCCCCGCACCCGCGTCCTCGACGCCGCCGGCCGGCTCGTCCTGCCCGGCTTCGTCGACGCCCACAACCACGTCCGGCTCGGCTCCGACGACGCCTGCGTGCAGCTCGCCGGCGCCCGCACCCTCGACGAGATCCACGCGCGCGTGCGGGCCTGGCACACCGCCCACCCCGACGCCGTCTGGATCGAGGCCGAGGCGTTCGACTACTCCGCGATCCCCGGCGGCCGGATGCCGACCGCCGCCGACCTCGACCCCGCCACCGGCGGCACCCCCGCCCTCGTCCTCAGCTACGACGTCCACACCGCCTGGCTCAACACCGCCGCCCTGCGCGCCCTCGGCGTCGACCGCGACCACACCGACCTCCCCTTCGGCACCGCCGTCACCGACCCCGCCACCGGCGAACCCACCGGCTTCGTCAAGGACTTCGCCGTCAAGGGCCTCTCCCGCGACGGCCACCGCGCCCTGCGGGCCCTCGGTGTCCCCTGGGCCTCGCCCGACCGCCAGTACGGCCGCCTCGCCAAGAGCCTCGACGACGCGATCGGCTTCGGCATCACCACCGTCGTCGAACCCCAGAACTCCCTCGACGACCTCGCCCTCTTCACGCGCGCGCGTGAGGAGGGCCGGCTCCGCTCCCGGATCGTCGCCGCGCTCTTCCATCCGCGCGGCACCACCGACGCCGACCTCGACGCCTTCGAGGCGGCGGCACGGGAGCACGCCGACGACCGCTTCCGGGTCGGCCCGCTGAAGCTCTACATCGACGACGTCGTCGAACCCCGCACCGCCGCCCTCCTGGAGCCGTACGCGGGCTGCGCCCACCACCGGGGCGACACCTTCTACCCGCCCGAGGAGTTCGCCGCCCTGCTCGCCCGCCTCGACGCCCGCGGCTTCCAGTGCTTCGTGCACGCCACCGGCGACCGGGGCATCCGCACCGTCCTGGACGCCGTCGCGCACGCGCGCGTGGCCAACGGCCCGCGCGACGCCCGCCACCAGGTCGTCCACGTCGAGTGCCTCGACCCCGCCGACACCCCGCGCTTCGCCGCCCTCGGCGTGGTCGCCTGCATGCAGCCCCGGCACGCCGCCCCCGACATCGCCGGACCGGGCCAGGACTGGGCCGAGAACGTCGGCCCCGAGCGCTGGCACAAGGCGTGGCCGCTCCGCGACCTGCGGGACGCCGGCGCGGTGCTGGCCCTCTCCAGCGACTGGAACGTCGCCGAGATGGACCCCATGGTCGGCATTCACGCCGCCGTCACCCGCCGCCCGCTCGCGGGCGGCGAGCCCTGGACGGAGGAGCAGACCCTCACCGTCGCCGAGGCCGTGGAGGGCTACACGAGAGGCTCCGCCTATGCCAACTTCCTGGAGCACGAGCGGGGCTCGCTCACGGTCGGCAAGCTCGCCGACTTCGTGGTCCTCTCCCGGGACATCCTGCGGATCGCGCCGGAGGAGATCCCGGGCACGGTCGCGGAGACGGTCGTCGTCGGAGGCGAGGTGGTGGTGTCGGCCGCCGGGTGACCGGCCGGGCCGATGCCCCGGGGCAGGGGTGCGCGCTCAGTGGCCGCCGGAGCCGGACGTCACCT
The Streptomyces roseofulvus genome window above contains:
- a CDS encoding purine-cytosine permease family protein, with product MRRDERGVLDDETTAGTATTPGTATTAGTATTGGRDEVFQVEEHGIDPIPDAERHGSAKDVFWVWFGSNLTFTYVINGALAVAFGLSFWQATAVVVIGGLSFLAIGAAGLGGVRTGTATLVLSRAAFGPRGNRPAGALNWVVSIGYTIVNTVVGTLALEAFLAALGWSGGAAPRALALAVTLALTFAISYWGHATVQFAERWMAYVLAAGFGVLVVLLVPGADTSAPATGPGAAGWSLALVVMLAGPFSYLPMPADYTRYLPRATSLRAVTVSGALGGFLSSVALGVAGVAAATRTDMTDAVAGAESLLPGWFRPVFLALVLGGSVTNSVITLYSSGLNLQVLGVPWSRARALAVSAAVTAAGSLGALFLTDFTTSLLSFLSLLIIVFAPWGGVFLADMVLRRCRYDAGALHRTGPGGAYWYRAGWHPAGLAALLAGGLFAALTCDSALWTGPLVAPLGGADLTLLGAPVAALVYVLLARRTATPHPAA
- a CDS encoding amidohydrolase — its product is MNGTAPAPAPADLLLTGARIHTVDPALPEAEAMAVRDGRIVWLGADADAAAWAGPRTRVLDAAGRLVLPGFVDAHNHVRLGSDDACVQLAGARTLDEIHARVRAWHTAHPDAVWIEAEAFDYSAIPGGRMPTAADLDPATGGTPALVLSYDVHTAWLNTAALRALGVDRDHTDLPFGTAVTDPATGEPTGFVKDFAVKGLSRDGHRALRALGVPWASPDRQYGRLAKSLDDAIGFGITTVVEPQNSLDDLALFTRAREEGRLRSRIVAALFHPRGTTDADLDAFEAAAREHADDRFRVGPLKLYIDDVVEPRTAALLEPYAGCAHHRGDTFYPPEEFAALLARLDARGFQCFVHATGDRGIRTVLDAVAHARVANGPRDARHQVVHVECLDPADTPRFAALGVVACMQPRHAAPDIAGPGQDWAENVGPERWHKAWPLRDLRDAGAVLALSSDWNVAEMDPMVGIHAAVTRRPLAGGEPWTEEQTLTVAEAVEGYTRGSAYANFLEHERGSLTVGKLADFVVLSRDILRIAPEEIPGTVAETVVVGGEVVVSAAG